One Leisingera sp. M658 genomic window carries:
- a CDS encoding DUF2062 domain-containing protein, protein MVFRRRDRRPPLRALANFLWPRGGWGRAFLYVKHRVRRLPDSPERIARGIWAGVFTTFTPFYGLHFLVAAIVSRLMNGNILASLSATFFGNPLTYVPIGVASLQTGHWILGTEFDEEVDKSLMGKFMAAGGDLKDNLIALFNDRPADWQGLYLFYNEVFYPYMIGGIIPGIITATVCYVLSLPVIRVYQQRRRSKIKAKFEAIKQRAEVGTDA, encoded by the coding sequence TTGGTATTCAGGCGCCGGGACAGACGTCCGCCCCTCCGGGCGCTGGCGAATTTTCTCTGGCCGCGCGGCGGCTGGGGAAGGGCGTTCCTGTATGTAAAGCACCGGGTGCGGCGCCTGCCTGATTCGCCCGAGCGCATCGCCCGCGGCATCTGGGCCGGAGTGTTCACCACTTTCACGCCTTTTTATGGGCTGCATTTTCTTGTGGCGGCGATCGTTTCCCGGCTGATGAACGGAAATATTCTTGCCTCGCTCAGCGCCACCTTCTTTGGCAACCCGCTGACCTATGTGCCGATCGGAGTGGCCTCGCTGCAGACCGGGCATTGGATCCTGGGCACCGAGTTCGACGAGGAAGTCGACAAATCCCTGATGGGTAAATTCATGGCGGCTGGCGGCGACCTGAAGGACAACCTGATTGCGCTGTTCAACGACCGGCCTGCCGATTGGCAGGGGCTGTATTTGTTCTACAACGAAGTGTTCTACCCTTACATGATCGGCGGCATCATCCCTGGCATAATCACCGCCACGGTCTGTTATGTGCTAAGCCTGCCGGTGATCCGCGTCTACCAGCAGCGCCGCCGGTCCAAGATCAAGGCGAAGTTCGAGGCAATCAAACAACGGGCAGAAGTCGGGACTGACGCCTGA
- a CDS encoding pyridoxine 5'-phosphate synthase yields the protein MTQNKLRLGVNIDHVATVRNARGGAYPDPIRAAKLAEEAGADGITAHLREDRRHITDADIDGLMEALTVPLNFEMAATEEMQKIALRHKPHAVCIVPEKREERTTEGGLEVAREENRLAHYIAPLRDAGCRVSIFIAADKKQIEAAHRIGAEVIELHTGAYCDYHAEGKAEDCDRELEALREMSVFAHSLGLEVHAGHGLTYETVKPVAAFPEVKELNIGHFLIGEAMFRGLTPAVQEMRRLMDDARG from the coding sequence ATGACACAGAACAAATTGCGCCTGGGCGTAAACATCGACCATGTTGCCACCGTGCGCAACGCCCGCGGCGGTGCCTATCCGGATCCGATCCGCGCCGCGAAGCTGGCCGAGGAGGCTGGCGCCGACGGCATCACGGCGCATCTGCGCGAAGATCGCCGCCATATCACCGATGCAGATATCGACGGGTTGATGGAAGCGCTGACCGTGCCGCTGAATTTCGAGATGGCAGCGACCGAGGAAATGCAGAAGATCGCCCTGCGCCACAAGCCGCACGCGGTTTGCATCGTGCCGGAAAAACGCGAGGAACGCACCACTGAGGGCGGGCTCGAAGTCGCCCGTGAAGAAAACCGCTTGGCCCATTACATCGCACCCTTGCGTGATGCGGGCTGCCGGGTGTCGATCTTCATTGCGGCTGATAAAAAGCAGATCGAAGCGGCGCACCGGATCGGCGCCGAGGTGATCGAACTGCACACGGGCGCCTATTGCGACTATCACGCCGAGGGCAAGGCCGAGGACTGCGACCGCGAACTGGAAGCACTGCGCGAGATGTCCGTTTTTGCCCATTCGCTGGGGCTGGAAGTGCATGCAGGTCATGGCCTCACCTATGAAACAGTAAAGCCGGTGGCGGCCTTTCCAGAGGTGAAGGAGCTGAATATCGGCCACTTCCTGATCGGTGAGGCGATGTTCCGCGGGCTGACACCTGCAGTGCAGGAAATGCGCCGGCTGATGGATGATGCACGGGGGTAA
- a CDS encoding ABZJ_00895 family protein: protein MPVNLIRYGLLWMGASVAMLLLGLVLAQFGVGMPAGLATVLPPMFAAVLEGIRIAHSTRAPLAGKTAWINAAAMTGVVAVLTIIQLPLYWNTPMVAEARETIPFVYLAGIFLLLLAVILMVNRLFLAHGIKLGLKRLEE, encoded by the coding sequence ATGCCAGTCAATCTGATCCGCTACGGGCTGCTGTGGATGGGGGCCTCAGTCGCGATGCTACTGCTGGGACTGGTGCTTGCACAGTTCGGGGTTGGCATGCCGGCCGGACTGGCGACGGTTCTGCCGCCGATGTTTGCTGCGGTTCTTGAAGGGATCCGAATTGCCCATTCAACCCGGGCGCCGCTGGCAGGTAAAACGGCTTGGATCAACGCTGCGGCGATGACCGGGGTGGTGGCCGTTCTGACCATCATTCAGCTGCCGCTCTACTGGAACACCCCAATGGTCGCCGAGGCGCGGGAGACTATTCCATTTGTTTACCTGGCCGGAATTTTCCTGCTGCTGCTGGCAGTGATCCTGATGGTCAACCGCCTGTTCCTGGCACATGGAATCAAGCTGGGGTTGAAGCGGTTGGAAGAATGA
- the acpS gene encoding holo-ACP synthase, whose product MILGVGTDLANIERIQRTLDRFGDRFRNRVFTETEQKKAERRRDVAGTYAKRWAAKEACSKALGTGLRMGIAWRDMAVSNLRTGQPVMHVTGWAAERLREMTPHAHEAVIHVTLTDDHPWAQAFVVIEARPIPANPAELPAGT is encoded by the coding sequence ATGATCCTGGGCGTTGGAACCGATCTCGCCAATATTGAGCGCATCCAGCGCACGCTGGACCGTTTCGGCGACAGGTTCCGCAACCGGGTTTTCACCGAAACCGAACAGAAGAAGGCCGAACGCCGCCGCGACGTGGCGGGCACCTATGCCAAGCGCTGGGCCGCCAAGGAGGCTTGCTCCAAGGCGCTGGGCACCGGCCTGCGCATGGGGATTGCCTGGAGGGACATGGCTGTCAGCAACCTGCGCACCGGCCAGCCGGTGATGCATGTGACCGGTTGGGCTGCCGAACGCCTGCGCGAGATGACGCCCCATGCTCATGAGGCTGTGATCCACGTGACATTGACTGATGATCATCCCTGGGCACAGGCCTTTGTGGTGATCGAGGCGCGTCCCATCCCCGCGAACCCGGCGGAATTGCCCGCCGGAACTTGA
- the lepB gene encoding signal peptidase I produces MTAKAKTSSSIIETIKTIVYALLIAGVFRTLFFQPFWIPSGSMKETLLIGDFLFVNKMAYGYSYASCPSVRIPAVGLNIDAKNICGFLDGDNTRLMGGQPKRGDVVVFRHPVNSNDFIKRLIGLPGDKIQMKNGVLFINGEPVKLQDAGQFEEVMERQGPQGSFPRCENAPVGQGAVCNKSRKLETLPGGNEHIVLNITNQGMDHTGVYQVPEGHYFFMGDNRDNSSDSRLPQSAGGVGFVPFENLIGRADRIMFSSAGRSMLYFWTWRSDRFFKGIQ; encoded by the coding sequence ATGACGGCCAAAGCAAAGACCAGCAGTTCGATCATCGAGACGATAAAGACCATCGTCTATGCGCTGCTGATCGCCGGTGTCTTCCGCACCCTGTTTTTCCAGCCCTTCTGGATCCCCTCCGGATCGATGAAAGAGACCCTGCTGATCGGGGATTTCCTGTTCGTGAACAAGATGGCTTATGGCTATTCTTATGCGTCCTGTCCCAGCGTGCGCATCCCTGCGGTTGGTCTGAACATCGACGCCAAGAACATCTGCGGATTTCTGGACGGCGACAACACCCGTCTGATGGGCGGCCAGCCCAAGCGCGGCGATGTGGTGGTGTTCCGCCATCCGGTCAACAGCAATGACTTCATCAAACGGCTGATCGGTCTGCCGGGCGACAAGATCCAGATGAAGAACGGCGTGCTGTTCATCAACGGCGAACCGGTCAAGCTGCAGGATGCGGGCCAGTTTGAAGAAGTGATGGAACGCCAGGGGCCGCAGGGCTCCTTCCCGCGATGCGAAAACGCACCGGTGGGCCAGGGGGCTGTCTGCAATAAGTCGCGGAAACTGGAAACTCTGCCGGGCGGCAATGAGCATATTGTGCTCAACATCACCAATCAGGGCATGGATCACACCGGCGTCTATCAGGTGCCGGAAGGCCACTACTTCTTTATGGGCGACAACCGGGACAATTCCTCGGACAGCCGCTTGCCGCAGTCTGCCGGCGGCGTGGGTTTCGTTCCGTTTGAAAACCTGATCGGCCGGGCCGACCGGATCATGTTCTCCTCAGCCGGGCGGTCCATGCTCTACTTCTGGACCTGGCGGAGCGACCGTTTCTTCAAGGGGATCCAGTGA
- the rnc gene encoding ribonuclease III, giving the protein MKLSKELRAFEDRIGHRFARPDLLQRAVTHASVSSPNRKDNQRLEFLGDRVLGLVMATALLEHDKTATEGQLAPRFNALVRKEACADVAAEIDLGAVLKLGRSEMMSGGRRKQALLGDAMEAVIAAVYKDAGFEAAAEMILRLWGRRVHQVESDARDAKTSLQEWAQARGQKPPDYVEVFRSGPDHAPVFTIAARLQDGTEAQATAGSKRQAEQAAAKALLEQLG; this is encoded by the coding sequence GTGAAGCTGTCCAAGGAATTGCGCGCGTTTGAAGACCGGATCGGGCATCGCTTTGCCCGCCCCGACCTGTTGCAGCGCGCCGTGACCCACGCGTCTGTGTCCTCGCCCAACCGCAAGGACAACCAGCGGCTGGAATTTCTGGGTGACCGGGTGCTGGGGCTGGTGATGGCAACGGCTCTGCTGGAGCATGACAAGACCGCCACCGAGGGCCAGCTGGCGCCGCGTTTCAATGCGTTGGTGCGCAAGGAAGCCTGCGCGGATGTTGCCGCTGAAATCGACCTGGGCGCGGTGCTGAAACTGGGCCGGTCGGAGATGATGTCGGGCGGCCGGCGCAAGCAGGCGCTGCTGGGCGACGCGATGGAGGCGGTGATTGCCGCAGTCTACAAAGACGCAGGCTTTGAGGCCGCAGCAGAGATGATCCTGCGCCTGTGGGGCCGCCGTGTTCATCAGGTCGAAAGCGATGCGCGCGACGCCAAAACCTCGCTGCAGGAATGGGCACAGGCACGCGGACAAAAGCCGCCGGACTATGTCGAAGTGTTCCGCAGCGGCCCGGATCACGCTCCGGTCTTCACTATCGCAGCGCGGCTGCAGGACGGCACCGAAGCACAAGCCACCGCAGGCTCCAAACGGCAGGCCGAACAGGCCGCCGCCAAAGCTCTGCTGGAACAGCTCGGCTGA
- a CDS encoding multicopper oxidase family protein, with amino-acid sequence MRRRDFLLGSAATAGVMGAACWGGARSTVQQLTIQTARFSFREQPTDGLVSLLPDAPPPVLYGTQGDPMHLRVVNGTEDYTAMHWHGLRIANAMDGVPYLTQMPIAGGEAFDYEFTPPDAGTYWYHPHCMTMAQMAHGLTGVMVIREAEDPGFDGDQVINLRDFRLDGNGGFLPYYTARGAARGGTHGNVLTANWLQAPVYDHPAGGLVRLRVVNSDTTRIYKLHLSTGQARIIAWDGHPVEIDLPLPSIDEPLLIGPGQRVDFAVRMPASEGQTADLLAELPGQPTRTMAQLRSVGGGLGRDLRDLKPLAANPASRPDLSSAEMLDFVFGWTPEGGPPNDGYCGSLGYSFWSINRTPWAGDAAKGTGPLATLKRGKSYVLRLRNESPNLHPIHLHGLAFIPIRSNLRRLPPLVTDTMLLLKDEVAEIALVADNPGDWAFHCHVIEHQKTGLAGYIRVT; translated from the coding sequence ATGAGACGCCGTGACTTTCTGCTTGGGTCTGCTGCGACGGCAGGGGTGATGGGCGCCGCTTGCTGGGGCGGCGCTCGCAGCACCGTACAGCAGCTGACCATCCAGACCGCCCGTTTTTCTTTTCGCGAACAACCAACAGACGGGCTGGTGAGCCTGTTGCCGGATGCGCCGCCGCCGGTTCTTTACGGGACCCAGGGCGACCCCATGCACCTGCGGGTGGTCAACGGCACCGAAGATTACACCGCGATGCACTGGCACGGGCTGCGGATCGCCAACGCAATGGACGGGGTGCCCTATCTGACCCAGATGCCAATCGCGGGCGGAGAGGCGTTTGACTATGAATTCACCCCGCCGGACGCCGGCACCTACTGGTATCACCCGCATTGCATGACCATGGCGCAGATGGCGCATGGGCTGACCGGGGTAATGGTAATCAGGGAAGCAGAGGATCCCGGTTTCGACGGTGATCAGGTGATCAACCTGCGCGACTTCCGGCTGGATGGGAATGGCGGCTTCCTGCCTTACTACACCGCCCGCGGCGCGGCCCGCGGCGGAACCCACGGCAATGTGCTGACCGCAAACTGGCTGCAGGCGCCGGTTTACGATCATCCAGCGGGCGGGCTGGTGCGGTTGCGGGTGGTGAACAGCGACACCACACGGATCTACAAGCTGCATCTCAGCACCGGTCAGGCAAGGATTATCGCTTGGGATGGGCACCCCGTCGAAATTGACCTTCCCCTACCGTCTATTGACGAACCGCTGCTGATCGGCCCCGGCCAGCGGGTGGATTTCGCGGTGCGGATGCCAGCAAGCGAGGGGCAGACGGCGGATCTGCTGGCAGAGCTGCCAGGACAGCCCACCCGCACCATGGCGCAGCTGCGATCCGTTGGCGGGGGCCTCGGACGGGACCTGCGGGATCTGAAGCCGCTGGCTGCCAACCCCGCTTCACGTCCAGACCTCTCAAGCGCCGAGATGCTCGACTTCGTCTTTGGCTGGACGCCAGAGGGCGGGCCGCCGAATGACGGCTATTGCGGTTCCTTGGGATACAGTTTCTGGTCGATCAACCGCACGCCCTGGGCCGGAGATGCGGCCAAGGGCACCGGACCGTTGGCGACCCTGAAGCGCGGCAAAAGCTATGTGCTGCGGCTGAGGAATGAATCGCCGAACCTGCATCCGATCCATTTGCACGGGCTGGCGTTCATCCCGATCCGCTCAAACTTGCGCAGGCTGCCGCCGCTCGTGACGGATACCATGCTGCTGCTGAAGGATGAGGTGGCCGAGATCGCGCTGGTCGCCGACAATCCAGGCGACTGGGCGTTCCATTGCCATGTGATCGAACATCAGAAAACCGGTCTCGCGGGCTATATCCGCGTGACCTGA
- the era gene encoding GTPase Era, translated as MTTRAGFVALIGEPNAGKSTLLNRMVGAKVSIVTHKVQTTRTRIRGVAMEGDAQLVFVDTPGLFKPRRRLDRAMVAAAWGGAADADVVVLMIEAHRGITEGVETILDGLEEIGTGRKVALAINKIDRVPAEKLLGLAENLNSRYTFAETFMISAERGHGVDDLRQWLAGKLPESPWLYPEDQIADLPMRMIAAEMTREKLTLRLHQELPYQLTVETENWEERKDGSARVDQLIYVVRDGHKGIVLGKRGETIKAVSQAARAELEEFLDRKVHLFLQVKVRPNWLEEAERYSEMGLDFKDGN; from the coding sequence ATGACCACACGCGCCGGATTCGTTGCCCTGATCGGAGAGCCCAACGCGGGCAAATCGACCCTTCTGAACCGTATGGTCGGGGCCAAGGTCTCGATCGTGACCCATAAGGTGCAGACCACCCGTACCCGGATCCGCGGCGTGGCGATGGAGGGCGACGCGCAGCTGGTTTTCGTCGACACCCCTGGCCTGTTCAAGCCGCGCCGCCGCCTGGACCGCGCTATGGTCGCTGCCGCCTGGGGCGGCGCTGCGGACGCAGATGTCGTCGTGCTGATGATCGAGGCGCACCGGGGCATCACTGAAGGCGTCGAAACCATTCTGGACGGGCTTGAAGAAATCGGCACTGGCCGCAAAGTGGCGCTGGCCATCAACAAGATTGACAGGGTGCCTGCGGAAAAGCTGCTGGGCCTCGCTGAGAATCTGAACAGCCGCTACACATTTGCCGAAACCTTCATGATCTCGGCCGAGCGCGGCCATGGTGTGGATGACCTGCGCCAGTGGCTGGCGGGCAAACTGCCGGAAAGTCCCTGGCTCTATCCCGAGGATCAGATCGCCGACCTGCCGATGCGGATGATCGCGGCAGAAATGACCCGCGAAAAACTGACTTTGCGCCTGCACCAGGAACTGCCCTACCAGCTGACGGTCGAAACCGAGAATTGGGAAGAACGCAAGGACGGCTCAGCCCGGGTGGATCAATTGATCTACGTGGTGCGCGACGGGCATAAGGGTATTGTTCTGGGCAAACGGGGCGAAACGATCAAAGCGGTCAGCCAGGCTGCCCGCGCCGAGCTGGAAGAATTCCTGGACCGCAAGGTGCATCTGTTCCTGCAAGTGAAGGTGCGCCCGAATTGGCTGGAAGAAGCCGAGCGCTATTCCGAAATGGGCCTCGACTTCAAAGACGGTAATTGA
- a CDS encoding DUF1491 family protein, whose amino-acid sequence MTRLTAEFWVQAYLARLRLMGIPAFVTSHGDDTAGAVLVKLNTLDGQARAFHRTYDLMSGARKWDGLSAGPEAEVDTSILRQRSFDPDLWVIEVEDRAGRHLLDEPGLE is encoded by the coding sequence ATGACCCGCCTTACTGCTGAATTCTGGGTGCAGGCCTATCTGGCCCGGCTGCGGCTGATGGGAATCCCTGCCTTTGTAACGTCGCATGGTGACGACACGGCGGGTGCCGTACTGGTCAAACTCAACACCCTGGACGGCCAGGCACGCGCTTTCCACCGCACCTATGATCTGATGAGCGGCGCGCGCAAATGGGATGGGCTTTCAGCCGGGCCGGAGGCTGAGGTCGACACTTCTATCCTGCGTCAGCGGTCGTTTGATCCCGACCTCTGGGTTATTGAAGTCGAAGACCGGGCTGGGCGCCATCTGCTGGACGAGCCTGGGCTGGAATAG
- the recO gene encoding DNA repair protein RecO encodes MEWRDHGILLSMRRHGENAAIIDVFTEEHGRHAGMVRGGASRKLAPILQPGAQLDLTWRARLEDHLGSYHAEPLRSRAAAAMSGRLALAGLNAVTALLSFCLPEREPHPDLYTRSERLLDLLGNEDLWPLAYLRWELALLEEMGFGLDLTACAVTGSGSALCYVSPKSGRAVSREGAGGWAERLLPLPPVMLGQGSAEDAEIVQALRTTGYFLDAHLAPSLGNQPVPEARGRLTDLLIRRL; translated from the coding sequence GTGGAATGGCGTGATCACGGCATTTTGCTTTCGATGCGCCGCCACGGTGAAAACGCGGCCATCATCGATGTATTTACAGAAGAGCATGGCCGGCACGCGGGCATGGTGCGAGGCGGTGCCAGCCGCAAGCTGGCACCGATCCTGCAGCCTGGTGCGCAGCTGGACCTGACCTGGAGAGCACGGCTGGAGGACCATCTGGGCAGCTATCACGCTGAGCCTTTACGCAGCCGTGCTGCAGCTGCGATGTCCGGAAGGCTGGCGCTGGCCGGCCTTAATGCGGTGACAGCGCTGCTGTCCTTCTGCCTGCCAGAGCGTGAGCCGCATCCTGACCTCTATACCCGCAGTGAACGGTTGCTGGATCTCTTGGGTAATGAAGATCTCTGGCCGCTTGCCTATCTGCGCTGGGAGTTGGCGCTGCTGGAGGAGATGGGGTTTGGCCTCGATCTGACAGCCTGCGCCGTGACGGGCAGTGGCAGCGCCCTGTGTTATGTGTCACCGAAATCCGGCCGGGCTGTTTCACGTGAAGGCGCCGGAGGCTGGGCGGAGCGGCTGCTGCCTTTGCCGCCGGTGATGCTGGGGCAGGGCAGCGCGGAGGATGCGGAAATTGTGCAGGCGCTGCGCACCACTGGCTATTTTCTGGACGCGCATCTGGCGCCGTCTTTGGGCAATCAGCCAGTGCCGGAGGCGCGGGGGCGGCTGACGGACCTGCTCATCCGCCGGCTGTGA
- a CDS encoding META domain-containing protein: MPRVAWICSLLFASACTGDETLSAYGAAGKVWHLSSIDNAAYPAFAWLTFPEPGKIAGRAPCNSFQGTQTAPYPWFSAETLTAARAACSELALEADFLQSLQKMTLAEVSGDVLILSNGQGREMLFTAGG; this comes from the coding sequence GTGCCGCGCGTCGCTTGGATCTGTTCGCTGCTGTTTGCCAGTGCCTGCACCGGCGACGAAACGCTTTCAGCTTACGGTGCGGCGGGAAAGGTCTGGCACCTCTCCAGCATTGATAATGCAGCCTATCCCGCATTTGCCTGGCTGACCTTCCCGGAACCTGGAAAAATCGCAGGGCGGGCACCCTGCAACAGTTTCCAGGGCACTCAGACGGCGCCTTACCCCTGGTTCAGCGCTGAGACGCTTACTGCTGCACGCGCTGCCTGCTCGGAACTGGCACTCGAAGCCGATTTCCTGCAGTCCCTTCAGAAAATGACGCTAGCCGAGGTTTCCGGCGATGTGCTGATCCTCAGCAACGGCCAGGGACGCGAGATGCTGTTCACAGCCGGCGGATGA
- a CDS encoding SGNH/GDSL hydrolase family protein has protein sequence MTLFRCFLLPLLFLFSACAAAVPPEQSPRILAMGDSLLAWHSLAGKSIADTVARELQEPVVDRSVSAARIIYKLPISGAAGMQIRKQYKPGKWDWVIVNGGGNDLWLGCGCFACNRKLNKLVSSDGRKGAIPGMLSELRATGAKVIYVGYLRSPGTGSLIEHCRDEGNELESRIERLAALDTGIHFLSLKDLVPFGDRSYHALDMIHPSAKASDEIGRKVAEIIQAN, from the coding sequence ATGACACTCTTTCGCTGCTTCCTGCTTCCCTTGCTGTTTTTGTTTTCCGCCTGTGCCGCTGCGGTGCCGCCGGAACAATCCCCCCGCATCCTGGCGATGGGGGATTCCCTGCTGGCCTGGCACAGCCTAGCAGGTAAATCCATCGCAGACACCGTTGCCCGCGAGTTGCAGGAACCAGTTGTTGACCGCTCGGTCTCGGCCGCGCGGATCATCTACAAGCTGCCGATTTCAGGCGCGGCGGGGATGCAGATCCGCAAACAGTACAAGCCCGGAAAATGGGACTGGGTGATCGTGAATGGCGGCGGAAATGATCTGTGGCTCGGCTGCGGCTGTTTTGCCTGTAACCGGAAACTGAACAAACTGGTTTCCTCCGACGGACGCAAAGGTGCGATTCCGGGCATGCTGTCAGAACTGCGCGCAACCGGTGCCAAGGTGATTTACGTCGGCTATCTGCGCAGCCCCGGCACCGGCTCGCTGATTGAGCACTGCCGCGACGAAGGAAACGAGCTGGAATCCCGCATCGAACGGCTGGCCGCGCTGGACACAGGCATTCATTTCCTGTCGCTCAAGGATTTGGTGCCCTTTGGCGACCGGTCTTATCACGCGCTCGACATGATCCACCCGTCGGCAAAGGCCAGCGACGAGATCGGCCGCAAGGTGGCCGAAATTATCCAGGCAAATTAG
- a CDS encoding acyl-CoA dehydrogenase family protein, with product MAHDGQDLQMKPTLIPDLLALTGAALEPLDQLLEAARASVKDMVSEEGRVSGRLIEENQVAAHGLSWLATYVYSLRQMQKWAEKLQAEGKFSELDQLIHQIGFGEYLWQVYGGIQMNQGEIIRLQDLGLSQDAQRGLMVPAVMTLCEQGNSQAARTRLVELMEEQAGATMFGASGLEEELEMIRDQFRRYAVEKVEPHAHDWHLKDELIPLSVIEELAEMGVFGLTIPEEYGGFGLSKASMVVVSEELSRGYIGVGSLGTRSEIAAELILCGGTEEQKANWLPKLSSAEILPTAVFTEPNTGSDLGSLRSRAVKDENGDYKITGNKTWITHAARTHVMTLLARTDPNTTDHRGLSMFLAEKTPGTDEAPFPTEGMTGGEIEVLGYRGMKEYELGFDNFHVKGGNLLGGEENKGFKQLMETFESARIQTAARAIGVAQSALDIAMQYAQDRKQFGKSLIKFPRVSGKLAMMAVEIMIARQLTYFSAWEKDHGHRCDLEAGMAKLLGARVAWAAADNGLQIHGGNGFATEYKISRVLCDARILNIFEGAAEIQAQVIARRLLG from the coding sequence ATGGCTCATGACGGACAGGACTTGCAGATGAAACCGACACTCATTCCCGACCTGCTGGCACTGACCGGCGCCGCACTGGAACCGCTGGACCAGCTGCTTGAGGCCGCTCGCGCCTCGGTCAAGGACATGGTGAGCGAAGAGGGCCGGGTCTCCGGCCGCCTGATCGAGGAAAACCAGGTTGCCGCACATGGCCTGTCGTGGCTGGCAACCTATGTCTACAGCCTGCGGCAGATGCAGAAATGGGCCGAAAAGCTGCAAGCCGAGGGCAAGTTCAGCGAATTGGATCAGCTGATCCATCAGATCGGTTTCGGCGAATACCTTTGGCAGGTCTACGGCGGCATCCAGATGAACCAGGGCGAGATTATCCGCCTGCAGGATCTGGGCCTCTCCCAGGACGCGCAGCGCGGGCTGATGGTGCCTGCAGTGATGACACTGTGCGAACAAGGCAACAGCCAAGCCGCCCGTACCCGCCTCGTGGAACTGATGGAAGAGCAGGCCGGCGCCACCATGTTCGGCGCTTCAGGCCTGGAAGAAGAACTGGAAATGATCCGCGACCAGTTCCGCCGCTATGCGGTGGAGAAGGTAGAGCCGCACGCCCATGACTGGCACCTGAAGGACGAGCTGATCCCGCTCAGCGTGATCGAAGAGCTGGCCGAGATGGGCGTATTCGGCCTGACTATCCCCGAGGAATACGGTGGATTCGGCCTGTCCAAGGCGTCGATGGTCGTGGTTTCGGAAGAACTGTCGCGCGGCTATATCGGTGTCGGATCACTTGGCACCCGTTCGGAGATTGCAGCCGAGCTGATCCTGTGCGGCGGCACCGAGGAGCAGAAAGCCAACTGGCTGCCCAAGCTGTCCAGCGCCGAGATCCTGCCCACCGCCGTGTTCACCGAACCGAACACCGGTTCCGACCTCGGCTCCCTGCGCTCCCGGGCTGTGAAGGATGAAAACGGCGACTATAAGATTACCGGCAACAAGACCTGGATCACCCATGCCGCCCGCACCCATGTGATGACCCTGCTTGCACGCACTGATCCGAACACCACGGACCATCGCGGCCTGTCGATGTTCCTGGCAGAGAAGACACCCGGCACCGATGAGGCACCGTTCCCGACCGAAGGCATGACCGGCGGCGAAATCGAAGTTCTCGGCTACCGGGGCATGAAGGAATACGAGCTGGGTTTCGACAACTTCCACGTGAAGGGCGGGAACCTTCTGGGCGGTGAGGAAAACAAAGGCTTCAAACAGCTGATGGAGACCTTTGAATCGGCCCGCATCCAGACCGCGGCCCGTGCAATCGGCGTGGCCCAGTCGGCACTGGACATCGCCATGCAGTACGCGCAGGACCGCAAGCAGTTTGGCAAATCGCTGATCAAATTCCCGCGTGTGTCCGGCAAGCTTGCAATGATGGCGGTGGAAATCATGATCGCCCGCCAGCTGACCTATTTCTCGGCCTGGGAAAAAGACCACGGCCACCGCTGCGACCTGGAGGCCGGAATGGCCAAGCTCCTGGGTGCCCGGGTCGCCTGGGCCGCCGCGGACAACGGGTTGCAGATCCACGGCGGCAACGGGTTTGCGACAGAGTATAAAATCTCCCGCGTGTTGTGCGACGCCAGGATCCTGAATATCTTTGAAGGCGCGGCAGAAATTCAGGCCCAGGTTATCGCCCGCCGCCTGCTGGGCTGA